A window of Rhipicephalus microplus isolate Deutch F79 chromosome X, USDA_Rmic, whole genome shotgun sequence genomic DNA:
TGTGAATTCCTTCAGCCCTGCCAGCACAATCTTAAACTCGGCTATTGCCAAGCATATGCATTCTTCCAACAGCAATATTAAGAAGCTTCAGTATGTCCACAAACTTTTTAGCGTAGCATTTTACCGATCACGACCCCACAATTTGGAGCCACCTGGATAAGTGGCACATCTGACAGGGGAATGCACAACCAGCACTTGCCATTCCTCTTTCGATTTTACTTGGCCTCCACATGTGTCTTAATTTTAGCTGTCATTTTCCAACAGCTCTGAGGAGCTTGTGCACATAGCATGGTCAGTAACAAAGATAGTGTAACTGATATGATGGGGTCACCCTTCCCCTGAGTGTGTACGTTTCACCGTTTTCATACTATGCACAAACGAGACCAGCACGCCTTGCACGGTTTCCGGTTTGCATGATTTTTACCAGCGTCTACATCACATGAAGACAGTACTGCAGTTAGGTTTTGGTGGTGcgattttttttacttatttgaaATTATCAACTTTGCCGCGTATTTCTGCTATCAGGCCCATGACATGAGCGTCTcaggaacataaaagcaccattactttgacatagtaaaaaaaaatcaccggagtCGGGCTAAGCGAAAGAAAGGTGATTCGGTGGTTTGGCTTCTCTGCTGTTGCCTTGGTGGCAATTACAGTCTTCACATATAATCCTCCAATACCCACATATTAAGTGATTCAACTTAGGAAGCGCAGCTGGTTATATTGAAAATTTTCAGCTCACTTTTACACTGGGGCAGGCAGTCATTGCATGAAGGCCATGGCTTGTTTGAATTCaactacagttgaacccctttataagacaTCCACCACAGAGCAATTTTCGTCttttatatgaggtgtctcttataagcagggtactatGTATGCATTTTTTTTACCACTATTGCAATGCATGCACACAACCTTCCTAtcctttttttctcctcctcctcttttatacccatttgtctcatatcagtgtcttttataaaggggttcgactgtaataCCAGTGATCAGTGCAGGTGATCCATAAGTAATATATTTCGTGGGCACTTCTCCATCATGTCATTATTTTGTATATTTAGTTCTTATTAACTTTGTTTAAAAGGCCCAATAAATAGGTCTATCAATTTGCTGCAATGATAGAGAAAAATGCTAGTCAACATACTGTGGGGTAAATTCCAGATAACTTAAATAGAAGAGACTCGCAAGTATACAACTTACCTATAAGTACAACCTGCAGTTATGATAGAGCTAACAGTGATACCTGCCCCCTCTGACATTCCAAACACAAGTAGTACTTGCATAAAGTATCAACACAGTTACAGCAGTCAAGGCAGTATAGGCTGGATTTGGAATGATTTATTGAGCAAATGCTGACTGCTGTAATGTGTACATCAACATCTAAAGATTTTTTTAAAAGTATGCACTTTGCAGTATGCACAGTGAAACTGTTCCAAGTAAAAATAGACCAACTTTACAGCAATTCAATTGCAGGGGGCCTGGGGGCATACAATGAGTGGGTGGAGGCGGGAGTGAACGAACAGGGGGTGGCATATTGAGAAACTAAAGTTTATTATGTTAGATGGGGCTAGTTTCACTGTGCAGAAAAAGCAGTGCCTCCACTGTCTGCCTACCTCTGCCCAGTTCTGGAGCTCTTGGCAACTTCTGATTAACAGCAGTCAACAATATCTTCCCCAGTTTGCTCAGCTTCATCCAACAAAAGGCATAAGTTGGTCTCTTCAGAGTTAGTACTATAAAACTTTCCACTGCAGTACAATAGAAAAATAAAGTTTGCATGCAGGTTATAGTTAAAGGACCCTGGACCACCCCAGGTTATAACTTTAAGAAATAAGTAATAAtgtggaataaaaaaaatattgccaaACTAGTTTTGCATGGCACAGTAATAGCAAAATGATGAGAATTCAGTGAACGAATATGCTTCTGCCATAACTTCTTGCTTGCCTTCACTGCTGTTATGCTGGTGCTCAATCTTCCTCATCCAACATTGGGTAATATCTAGTCTATACACCTGAATTCTCTCTTGCCCAATCCCTAATCACCTGCCGGAGGCTCAATGGAAGCTTCATAAATGTTCAGCAGCATGCAATGATCAAACTCCTATCTATTTTCAGAACACACAGTGGGCTCTTGTCACAATGGCACTGTTATTCCTCATTAACTGACCAATTAAAGTCGACTCTTGTTAAGTAAAACTCGAAGGGATTTCTGAATTTTGCTtcaattatcaagaagtttgaattatcagaagtgcTCAGACATATGACTgtgggtgaggtgacaccacacattatgattaggtaTCGATTTCATCAGATTTAAAAACTTTTTAAGCATTTTAACCCTAATTAACggaaagcagaggtgtaaggtcTACAAGTTTATAGGCAATTTACTGCTAATCAGACCttttaaaaaaattgtgaatggccaactgcttctttgctatatgtgCCTTTAGCAAAAAGCTCTCTaaaccagttgagaagcatcacggtttgCCATGCATGTGCTCTGTTTTCAAACATTtatttactagcaaagcctttttccttgaGGGCCTGAGGTGctaatttttcatttttagacttaTTACTATataaagcacacaaatttttaaatagtaattttcatttttagacttATTACTATataaagcacacaaatttttaaatagtaatAGGAAATCAGCAGTTATTTTTTGGTATGGAACCAGAAAGAGTATGAGTTAAccgaatgatggagtttgaattaaggGGCTTTTAAATACACTGAAAGAATAGAAGGCCAACCAAAAAATAGAATTTCGTTTGAATTAACATAAAGTGTGAATGATCAGAGTTTGACTTATTGTGAGTCTGCTGTAACTGCTTTTCTCCATCAAATTCACACCCTGGTGACATCATAATGCATAAAGGAGGCACCGGAAAGGCCAGAGGAGGAGGATGACAATTTGAATATGTAGTGTTCCTGCAAATGCTACATACAGCACTGCCATATTTGCCAAGGGTGATTGTCATGGCATCCTGCACACTATGTGGGCATTCATTTAAAGTGTGTAAAAAGTTTCAAAGGTGGTTAATGAACCCTTAACAGTTCCTGCTACTGCTATGGCCTTCTAAGCTATTTAATAGCCAATGCTATGTGTGGCTACAGCCCAAATAAAACAGATCCGTAGTACATACAGTGAGCCAGCCATGAAATTCATAGCGACAGATGAGCTACGGTATTACATTGTGCGAGCATATTTTAGCACCATTTATTATGGAACCTGTGTCCAGAAAGGCTGTCACCGGTCAAGATAATTAGGCATTGACGCACTAGGATGTATGCCTGGCAATAATGTATAATGCAGAACAGTCAACAACTAACATCAAAGACACCTTTGGAACCATTAAAAAGTAAAATAGGtaaaaatattgtgcatatcAATAAAAATGCTATTCTCTGTTGGCAGTAACTAAACAATTGACCCAGCTACTTTTGCAGTACAGATAATTTGCATAAGTTGCCAGTTCTGCTACATATCTTCACTTACTGGCAACAAGCAGTGCAATAATAATCTAAAACTTTCACACAATAATTCAGCACATGACATGGAGCTCAAAGTTTGTTGCTTCAAAGGCCATGCCCTTCAGGACTAGGTTACAGACAATACTCCAGGCAAGTGTAAATGTCTTGAAAGCCCATGTAAACAAAGTAACAGTATCACAAGGCAAAGCTCCTCCCACCAATATATCATCATCAAAACATGCTTCCAGCTGTTGCttttaactgttttttttttttttcctgtccctTCTCACAGCACCAAATTGCACCATCATTTCAGCACACAGTACAACACTCATTTCAACATATATAGCACTTTTGCAAATTGTTGAGATCTGCATAATGACTACAAACAACTTATTTACAGCGTTAGTGCATTTTTTCTAGCAAAATGGAGCTTCACTACAAAGTACTGCTCAATATCACTATGCAGACGTGTTAAAAggccgaaagaagaaaaaaacgagaagagATTGCATACCTTGCACAATATAACAGTGACTGCACTGGTAAATTACTTCCAAAAGCACAACTGTCAAAAAActtaaaaatgaaataaaaaagacaAGCAAATGCCAGTGCAGTATAAAATGAACAGCTTACTTCTGCCTCACAAATAAAAGTACACTGGCACATGACACTTCACAATAACACTTGGTAATTACAATTTGGTAAAAGCACCCAAATAAGTATTCTTAAAATTGGGTTTTGGAGCCAGGCTTGTATGATAAACAGAGTAGTAATTAACCGAGCTTGTTCATATGAAGACATGCATCATTTAACAGACGaaaatgggaaaaaaaaaatggaaacacAAGTACAATTCGCATTCCCTTTTTGTGTCTCATTTTTTACGTTTTAAAATAAAACACCGTGCATAGCATAAGGTAAGTAGAAAAACACTGGACGAATCGCACTTCACCTGCCTATTGCGCATTTTTGTTGTTGCCGGCCTTCCAAAGAACACTGCTTATGACAAATTTTGATATGGGTGCAACATCATTGGTCATTAGACCGCGACTCTCTCGAGTATTTCACTGTCTACCATTGGCACAGAATTACTCAGCCTTTCCTAGTGTCAAACCATGAAAATGGCAGTGCCTGGAAATGATTAAATGCTTGCATTTGAAGCATTCCGTTCACATTTTCTTGCTCTTTGTTCTCATGTGCTTCCCTTTGGTTTTGGAATTCGATGTTGGCAACTTTTTGATGTAGCCCTGCTGTTCAAGAAGATCTCTGGCCACTTTGTTGATGTGCTTGAAGCGATCTGGACCCAGGTGAATTCCTCCATACCATCGTGTGACAACTATGAGAACGTTTGTCACGTTGAGAATCTGAGAGAACAAGGACAAGCATTACCTCATTAAGAAAGCAGGAAGAGAATTTAAAGAAGGTCAACAGCAAACATGCGAGACTGTATGCAATTACTAGTAGTGGACAAATAGAATGGCATCATCATGAGATATGCATGTGGTAAAATGCATTTAATTAACATAAACTAATATTATTAGCAGTAAGTATTGGAGACAATCATTGGAATGTTGCTTCGCTACAGACTAACAGCCTAATGCAGGAACACAGGACTTGAAGTAAGCATTATCAAGCCACTTTACACATGCTAAGTGAATTTTACATTTCATCTTAAATCAACCTTCACACACGCATCACTTCATCACATATCACTGACCACACAGATGGGAGAAAAAGTAAATGAAACATGGCATTTCTAGCACCAAAACTGCACTGGCACATGACCTTGTCCCAACACAGATGCAGAAATAGACACAAATAAAGTGCTGCGTATGTACTGAATTCTAAAGTAATGTTCACATATGAGCATCAGCAACTGTTTTATCCCAATTTCTTTGCACACCTGTAAGCTTTAAGCTGTGAGAAGGAAACAACTTACATCTAAAAGATGAAGAAGACGATTTCCTGCATATGTTTCCCCATCATCCTTAGAGTCTTTGCACAGCGTAGTTCTTGGCTCCGTTTGAACAAtgcttaaaaaaagagaaaaaaaaagaaaaataaaaaaggctaCACTCAGGTTTTGTAAATAGCATTATGCCTCTTAATATTTTAAAATAATGAATGAATTAACATACCGATATGCCCAAATGTTGTGCGTGGCTTCTGCAATCTTTTTAGTTGTGTTCAACTCATCCAAAACTTGTTCAACCTTTGAATGACAAATAGGTACACAATAGCAAGTGTTTATGATTACTAAAcgtaatataaaaaaacaacaatCCACTGAACAGCTTTGATGCAGTCCGAAATGACACATGGACAAGAGAAGACAtgtaatttgattgatttgattgatttgtggggtttaacgtcccaaaaccactatttgattatgagagacgccgtagtggagggctccggaaattttgaccacctggggttctttaacgtgcaccaagaGAAGACATGTAAGGACACCACATAGTGCTTATCTGTCTTCTCATGCCCATTTATCACTTTGTGCTACATCAAAGGTGTTCAGATGATTTACCAACATACGCATATTGCAACACTTCTCAACAACAATTAGTTGACTGATATTTTAATATAGCCTTGTACAGTAAGAAGTAAAAATAACAAACTGTCCCTTTGTCTTTGCCATATCTGCTACCACTAAAACTGAGGCTAACAAGATACCGCACCATGAATCCTTAACTAATTTTGAAACCAAGCAAATTTTCGCAGCTATTCTTTTTTACATTGCATCATTTTCTAATGGAATACTTTACTTACCACATCGCTACACAGCACTGATTTTATTTCTCAGGTAATcctacacttttttttattttgtaaatTGCCTCAATGTACTTACTCAAACCTTTATCTGCTGAACCATGCATTACTCATTATTCTGGGGCTttgtttaaaggggccctgaaacactttttcaagtaaccatggaatgaattcactggaaaagcttattgcctcacgaattcaacgccgcaaaaattttaagaatccgtccagtgcgagtggagttaaaggatttgtcgcatgctgcaattgtattctctcgtcccaacaaaagcgctggaagctaagcagggagggattgcaggggcaaagaaaacaacacctgcgcctcgtgaccttgagcatttctcttttttttcttcaaatgcatagctttttcagtgtgatcgcatgtgcacgcatggacaagtcgcAGCTTctcgcggtgatctctgtaacgaccgagcacgccatgttcaaatcagccaatggctgatagatgggttcGCTACGAGTGATCTTTGAGCATCTTCTGTCAATTGtctagagaagagaaagcaatttttagctggcttcgataatttattgtaaattccgGGCCGcctgctgcgctataatattttgcTCCCATGTTGTCGAGAGCCTctgctaccgatcggcagcgttttctggccgtgctcaaaaagtgttgcagggcccctttaatgtgcCACGTTTTGTTTATTCTTGCATACTTATATTGTTttaaaagtttattttattttgttcttaCACGATGACTCACCTGCATCAGCCCTTCACATGCATGCAGTATTTTGTAAACGAATAAATGTAAAGAAATGCAATATATTTAACCTAAATATAATAACATTTTTGACATAACAAAGTATTCAATGTTGTAAGCCATGTTCATAAACACCATGCATTCATTTTATCTAGAATATAAAGAAGCATGTTTATCGATATTTTTTTACAGCACTACTGAAACTTCGTTATATAGTGATGTTTATACAGTAAAGCAAGGCCTATAGTTCTTATTACAGTAAACATTTACTTATTAATCAGAATATAGTCATGAGTGCACAGGAAAACATGAACAATGCTTGCCCTGTCAAGCAAAAGTGCAAACACATCTTGTTGTTTTTTGCTACTTCAAGGTGATCCTCCAACATTAGGTATGCTCATTCAGCCTTTGTGACTGCTGCCGCCTTTAGCGATCATCACTGCACAAAGCAATTCCTGCTACTACCCACTCAGCTTATTGTAAGGGATGCGTGACTCACCTACACTACAAGCCCCCTGTTCTATCAGTTTCCCCTCTACTACTGCACACACCTATAACAGCACATCCTCTCCTACCTTGTGCATGTGTGCTTACCTTCCCTCCCCATCCCCCACCCTTACACCATGATCATCTCACCTCCCTTCCTGCCAAATGTACAAATACAGAGCGCTCCTTCGCACTTTCCCCTAGTCCCATAGTGTAGCATGTGCAAGGATCTAATTGTGTTTGGACTTACTATATATGGAACATCATGATGACACTGATAGTGAATTTTCACTTGTAAAGTTCATATAGTGCTGTCATAATAAAACAAGACTGATCATTTAATGGCACCCTCAGAGCTTATTGCAATGGTCTTAGTACAAAACAAGGCACAATAGCTATTGGAACGTCCTGGAACAAGTGTGCATGTAGTTGTCTTTTAGTGGCACAATATCTTTCGTAATACTTTTTCTACCCAGTGAACTACCGAATACCTTAAACAACCAACTAATATGAGACATTACTTTCAGATGTAGGCAGATATCCTATTGCACagtcctttcttttttcatattttgagGGGTTTATTATTCAGCTTTAAAAAGTAAGCACACTCTACGAATGTTACTTAATACATTCTGTAAGTGAGCAACGTGAAAATAGCACGAATGCCTTCTCAAGGCCTTTGAGACCAAAGGCAGGTATAAGTGCTTTCTGTAATGTGGCTGTCGTAGCAACAGCCTCTTTTTAGAGATCGTGCTATGTATTACCTAGGTATATATTTGGAGATATCATACTCACTTGCAATTCATTCCACACCAATAGATCCATCACGTATCACTGCCATAATTTCACACTTTATAAACAACTTTTACATTTCTCTGCACCGTGTGATTTTAGGCTTCTATACAGCCACAATACACCCTTTCCTTGTAATTGTTTGTCATCGCTAACACTACATAAAGGACAATGCACTCTTTGGCCACCAATGGCCCTTGCGACACAAAAATCCACATATCATTATACTTCTCATTCTGGTTGAACAGCTCTTATAGCTCTTGATAACTTCACAATTGCCCCCTTGTAAATTAACAGGAATTGGCAGGCAAGACCCTTGGTGGGCTCCTAGGAGCTCCTCCCCAGGACTTTATTATACAGTTCATCTGACTGACAGACATAGCAATTTAATGACGATCAATTCATTGAACATCAAAAGCTTCTGGCTTCTAAACACGACTGGGAACTCAGTCATGAAGTTTCGTTCAAGCAGAGTGATCCCTCTTACTTAAAAAGCCCTGACCAGGCCCCACTGCAATTTTGGCTACACAATAGAAATTTCAAGGTGTCACCTAGAAAGCATTTTTCTGAAAGAACTGATCAAATCATTTAATTATCAGAAAGTTGAGATATCGAACTGTCCGGTTACATTGCTGCCAGGAGAAGAGAACTTCCATTTGCCTTGGCTAGTGTCCGCAAATATATTACTTTCCTGCATTTTCCCACATGCACGAACAGTGTGTGCATGCCAAACTTATATGGCAAGCACcggctgttttttttcctttttttaaatttagCTTTGTAGTGCATCTACAAAGACTGCATAGTTAACTCCTCATTAAATGAAGAAATGAAGTCACATGTCATGGTTCGATGTTTTTTAGGGCATTTGTGCATATGCATAGGCGTGTGCAGAAGGGGGCTGGAGGGGGACTTTTTTTTCTGCGAAGCTTTTCAACAAGTGAAGTGTGCTTGTGGCGATATTGTCGGAGACTAGTCCTTTTATGTCACTGAATATCAGAAGGTAACCATCCACCTATCTAAATGCTTTTACAATCTGAAAATTGCCAAGTTTGGGCGCAATACGCTTGTTTACACGGGATAGATAAATTATGCGTAAACCATGTATATTCACGATTTTTGCACATTTATATCCTGTGCAAACAAGCATATTGCACACAAACTTTGCAATTTTCGGGTTGTATAAGCACGCAACAATATGGATATCTCAACAATATCAAACCAGGCACATTAGATTTATTCTAAAGCTCCGCAGAAGAACTTGAAGTTACTTGTGAATCATTGGAGGAGAACACCATTCAATTTCTAGATATATAAAACTTAATTTTAAGCACAATCATTAATGCTGGATTTATAATCCTATGACCAAGAAGGGTATGTTGGCATTTGACAGTGCTCACTATAAATCAAAAGGGGGGGTTGTTACTGCTTGTGTTAAAGTGGCATTAGATAAATCCTGTTGACATGAATGCCAAAAGCGCTTAAAATCCAGGTTGAGCATCTAAAAGCAGCTGAGCACCCGCCATCACTGATCCAAAATGTGTGCAAGTCCTTTTTGCAGAAGCTTAAGTGCGCTCGTACAACTAATAATCGTGCAATTGAGAGACGGACAGTTCCAGCCGTTCCTTATATCCATCACATTTCCCATAATTTGAACAAAGTTATTTCAAAGAAtgatgcaatgttttgttttcGGCTCTGTGCAAACTCTCTAAAATTCTCCCTCTCGCCTCTAATAAGGGCCGTACGCAGTGTTACGAACGGCAAGCCACGCAGTTCACTGTATGCACGCCCAATTCTGTGTACTGCGTCCCTTTGAGCTGTGATGATGTGTACATAGGACAAACAGGGAGATGTTTCAATTAAAGGGTCAAAGAGCATTGTTTGTCAATTAAGAATAACGTTGGTGGTCACCTTGTGGAGCATTGTAAAATGTGTGGATGCATTCCGTATTTCGCACGCGTTGCTTTCCCCAAGTACCCACATGACCAAACAGAAAGAGAAATCGTAGAAGCTTACCATATTCATATGACAGGTTACATGTGTATCTGTGTTCCTTCTATCACACTCAGTGACAAGGAAGTCACCTTCCTCGAAGGTTATCTGTAAGGTTCAATTCTGTGGCATACAAGTTTTGTGCTGTTAGCTTTTTCTCTAGATGATCGTGTTTCTTTaatattttgtttttcaaatTTTCTGGAGCAGCTCTTTATTGTTTAGGAATCATTAATGTTCAGTTGTTGGTCTTCTTATGGTTTGGTGCAGTGCCTTCGTGCTCAAGTTTTGTtgtccttttgttgttgttgtttttagttgTTCCTTAGTTTAAATGTTGGTGTCAAAGCTGTTAATTTTATTAGCGGAGCTCTTGTTAAGTATAATTTAGGAGTTATGTTCAGCACATACGCAGCCCATAGCCTATTTCTCTAGAAGGGTGGGTTTTTCTGCTTTCCATATTGATAGGCTGTTTTCTTTGACGGCTTGTTTTGCTTCCTAGGCACTTGCTTCCTtaaagcctagttcacactgaaacatccgctttctacagcgaccgaaattcccctgccgccgaaacgcagcgtcgttcgcactggacgcgccccgcgccgccgaatatgccattcACCATGGGGCGAATGCTGGACGGATGTGCTCTCACCCGGTCATTGTCACttctcgcaaacgctactacgctatccggtgctGTATACTTcaacgattctcgtacgcaagaagcaagaaaagacagtactgcttactttactggcaagtggctgtcttgtaatacacgaagagcagaaaaaccaccgacgccagcggcgtgggtgggttcgttttgctctgcaagaccgcaacaagctcggtcacgctaacagcaagctcggtcacatCTTTCACAAAATAcagaggcgaagtaggcacagagtaggttaaactcccgttggtttgaacattcagttacgtgcactgcggcataacaagtgagtagggcttggtcGCCATTTTtcaaattccttgactagcgctcctattggtccgcggtgaccaattcggcggcagacgccgcaaaaatcggtccgagagcgatcagcgcggagagggcccttttgGCGGATGTCGccaccgccgaaccggattcggagcactttcggcggccggaatgctcagtgtgaacgcgggcTAAGAGTTTTGATGGTTAGGCTTGAGTGATTGTGCATGCATCTTTCTAGGTATCTTTACGCCAATGCTTCCTGGTTCTTTAATCTTGGGCGTTTTCTATCACCTTTGCGCGGCAAGAAGCTGATCAGTATTCGTGCGCAGTGATGCAGCGTTTCTAGTGAGGTTTTGACACTCTTGCTATCGGGTAGATGACTGCCGAATGTTATCACTCTGCTAGGTGCAGTTATAAATTTTTACGCATGCTCGATAAACATCGATTGAAAGTTGAGCGTTTGTCCTGTGTGTCTCTCGTATATGTTCCTGTCTCATGGCACTAGTTTGTTTCGCATCAAATGAAGCATATGATGTGATACTATGCCTAAAACGGTCTTGTGAATTAGCACATCACACACACCTCTCTGGCACTGTGAACTTCAGCAAGATGAGCCTGGAATACACTTCTACGATCCTCGAGTGTTTCACCATGGAAGATATTCAAGCCATCTCTGAAATTCGTGGCTGAAACCAAAACAGACAACTCAAGCATGAAAATTTAGCCATCAGTCACATTATAATGCTATCACCAGTAAAAACATAAGCTACATACATCGAGAAATGTTTTAATTTTCATGAAAGAAGTGAACAGAGCAAACTGTTACCGCTTCAACATTCACTTTTCTGTCCAATTCAAGGTTCACTGATTAAAACGAAAATCTTCGGCTTCGGCATCTGCAACTTGAGTCTCTTTTATGCCAAGCATAGCGCAGTGATACTTCATCTTTTGCATCACAGTGTCATTTAACAATGCTACATTATTGGTGGGTAAAGGCATGTGACCTTGTTCATTTGCATATTGCAGGTGGCTGTACACAGCTCAGTTGCTATGCACAGCTGTCCCTTTTAGAGCTGTCTTCATCTAAGTAAAGCCATGTAACAATGACACTACTACAGTAGTTTTTCAGATATACTTATGAATCTTGCATAGCAATAATAACTTAAAATATTGTTTCATTAAAACATATGCATGGCTCATGCAGCAGAATGCTGTCATGGATGAGAGCTCATCCTTCTGGCTCATAGTCAGCTCTGCTACAACAGAGCAACATGATGCACCACTAGTGTAAAAATGTGACAAAGGGCCGCTCATGATCACAAAAATATTCTGCCCCTGCATGGAAAGTTCTCATGCAAGTTTAAAAATTTTCATCCAGTTTTTACATATTACGATTGCATGATCTAGTGGC
This region includes:
- the LOC119176487 gene encoding protein IMPACT-B encodes the protein MSLGVDPVVATDNVSSQADEIEALSAIYQDDWKVEDAANRVYKIVLCSESNGDKLSFQVTLPPEYPSEAPPFYEISAPWMSQERKARLLAALDDHFYNHLGENILYDWIEIARKALNEGLAECESPVTSDDETPEVVEPFEQLTLESDQPSATNFRDGLNIFHGETLEDRRSVFQAHLAEVHSAREVEQVLDELNTTKKIAEATHNIWAYRIVQTEPRTTLCKDSKDDGETYAGNRLLHLLDILNVTNVLIVVTRWYGGIHLGPDRFKHINKVARDLLEQQGYIKKLPTSNSKTKGKHMRTKSKKM